The following are from one region of the Candidatus Thermokryptus mobilis genome:
- a CDS encoding TonB-dependent receptor produces the protein MDFKKVLLLTLIPILAISGNTGKIAGKVTDAQTGEPIVGVNVIIEGTYLGAATDFDGNYTIINVPPGVYKVKASAIGYKTVVKENVRVSIDLTTRVDFQLEPTVIEIGQEVVVVAERPLVQKDLTASTAIIGSELIQALPITEFQEVVQIQAGVVAGHVRGGRSGEIAYWIDGVPVTDVYDRSAVISVDRKSIQELQLISGAFNAEYGQAMSGIINIATKDGGNSFNGSFTTYFGGHATTHADIFTGLKRFNPLSIRNFEGNLSGPIVKNRIFFYLNGRWVYFGGWLYGVRKFRPENIVDNRDPDPNKWIISLNPEQGFGDSAFVPMNWNRKVFLQGKLTFQVSPTFKLSYNYMYEFMKYRNFDFAFKYNPDGDLNRFNKGITNIISINHTLSKSTFYQASFSYFFRDYRHYVFKDPFDPRYVHPKLLLQPGPYSFIAGGMKMDHFYRNTGTYVGKIDLTSQVTRVHQVKTGVEFRYHAIYFHGFWLDLSDEDRARDPIFDLNPYVRTRIPDVSEPSRTLFRNHPKEFSAYIQDKMEFNEIILNVGVRFDWFDPDWHILADPSDPNIYQPLKPQNRYFDTNGNGIYGDEGDIPKTVEDRRKYWYIRAKPKWQFSPRIGVAFPITDRGVIHFSYGHFFQIPPFEYLYTNPEFKLGSGTGNIGLVGNADLKPEQTVSGEIGVQQAITNDIAIELTGYFRDVRNLTGTRADEIFIFGGSAWYNQYQNTDFGFIRGIVFSLDKRFSNNWALTIDYTFQVAKGNASDPAQTRNLRLGGQWPEVKIIPLDWDQRHTLNLTLSYSVPNNWGLSLIAQYGSGTPYTPRQSKNIGTLLINSEKKPSTFNVDLRIYKDIKFGFTTFSLFARVYNLFDIKNAFGVYNDTGRPDFTLDYLSALKQQPVQLVNPLGEWFTNPTFYSEPRRIELGLTIYFGQ, from the coding sequence ATGGATTTTAAAAAGGTTTTACTGTTGACTTTAATTCCAATCCTCGCGATTTCAGGAAACACGGGTAAGATAGCGGGGAAGGTCACAGATGCGCAAACGGGTGAGCCAATCGTTGGGGTTAATGTCATCATTGAAGGGACATACCTTGGGGCAGCAACCGACTTTGATGGGAATTATACAATCATAAATGTTCCGCCCGGGGTTTATAAAGTTAAGGCATCGGCTATCGGTTATAAAACCGTTGTAAAGGAAAATGTTCGCGTTTCAATTGACCTTACGACAAGGGTTGATTTTCAACTTGAACCGACGGTGATTGAAATAGGGCAAGAGGTTGTAGTAGTTGCTGAAAGACCGCTTGTTCAGAAGGACTTAACGGCTTCAACTGCGATAATTGGGAGCGAGCTTATTCAGGCGTTGCCGATAACTGAGTTTCAGGAAGTTGTGCAGATTCAAGCTGGCGTTGTTGCAGGACATGTTCGTGGTGGGAGAAGTGGTGAGATCGCATATTGGATTGATGGCGTTCCAGTGACGGATGTCTATGATAGAAGTGCGGTTATATCGGTTGATAGAAAATCAATTCAAGAGCTTCAACTTATAAGCGGTGCTTTTAACGCCGAGTATGGGCAGGCGATGTCTGGGATAATTAACATAGCAACAAAGGACGGGGGCAACAGCTTTAACGGCAGTTTTACAACATATTTCGGTGGGCATGCAACGACACACGCCGACATTTTCACTGGGCTGAAAAGATTTAATCCGCTTTCAATCAGAAATTTTGAAGGTAATTTGAGCGGACCAATCGTCAAAAATAGAATTTTCTTTTACTTGAACGGAAGATGGGTTTATTTCGGTGGATGGCTTTACGGTGTGAGAAAATTTAGACCCGAAAATATAGTTGACAATCGTGACCCCGACCCGAACAAGTGGATAATAAGCTTAAACCCTGAACAAGGTTTTGGAGACAGTGCTTTCGTCCCGATGAATTGGAACAGGAAAGTTTTTCTTCAAGGGAAATTGACTTTTCAGGTCTCACCGACTTTTAAACTTTCCTATAACTACATGTATGAGTTTATGAAATATCGCAATTTTGATTTCGCATTTAAGTATAATCCAGATGGCGATTTAAATCGTTTCAACAAGGGGATCACAAACATCATCTCAATTAATCACACATTGAGTAAGTCAACATTTTATCAGGCGAGTTTCTCATACTTTTTCAGGGATTATCGTCATTATGTTTTTAAAGACCCATTTGATCCAAGGTATGTTCACCCGAAGCTTTTGCTTCAACCAGGTCCGTATAGTTTTATTGCTGGGGGGATGAAGATGGACCATTTTTATCGCAACACTGGGACATATGTTGGAAAAATTGATTTGACTTCGCAAGTGACAAGGGTTCATCAGGTGAAGACAGGGGTTGAATTTAGATATCACGCAATTTATTTCCATGGGTTTTGGCTTGACCTTTCCGATGAAGATAGAGCAAGGGATCCGATATTTGACTTAAATCCTTATGTTAGGACAAGAATTCCTGATGTATCCGAACCATCGCGGACGCTTTTCAGAAATCATCCAAAAGAATTTTCAGCTTACATTCAGGACAAGATGGAGTTCAACGAGATAATTTTAAATGTTGGTGTTAGATTTGATTGGTTTGACCCAGATTGGCATATTCTTGCTGACCCATCTGATCCGAACATCTACCAGCCGTTGAAACCACAGAATAGATATTTTGACACAAACGGGAACGGGATTTATGGCGATGAGGGTGATATTCCAAAAACAGTTGAAGACAGAAGGAAATACTGGTATATTCGTGCCAAGCCGAAATGGCAATTTAGCCCGAGGATAGGTGTTGCTTTTCCAATAACTGATCGTGGAGTTATTCACTTCTCATACGGTCACTTTTTCCAGATACCGCCGTTTGAGTATCTTTATACAAATCCTGAATTTAAGCTTGGCTCTGGGACTGGGAATATCGGACTTGTCGGTAATGCGGACTTAAAACCCGAGCAAACTGTTAGCGGTGAAATTGGCGTTCAACAAGCGATCACGAACGACATTGCTATAGAACTTACGGGTTATTTTAGAGATGTGAGAAATTTAACGGGAACAAGAGCTGATGAAATTTTCATATTTGGTGGTTCAGCTTGGTATAACCAATACCAAAACACCGATTTTGGCTTCATCAGGGGGATCGTTTTTTCGTTGGACAAGAGGTTTTCAAACAATTGGGCTTTGACGATTGATTATACTTTTCAAGTTGCAAAGGGAAATGCTTCTGACCCCGCGCAGACGAGAAATTTAAGATTGGGCGGTCAATGGCCTGAGGTTAAAATTATCCCTCTTGATTGGGACCAAAGGCATACTTTGAATTTAACGCTGTCTTATTCAGTCCCCAATAATTGGGGTTTGAGTTTAATTGCGCAGTATGGAAGTGGTACTCCTTACACACCGAGGCAATCAAAAAACATCGGAACTTTGCTCATAAACTCGGAGAAAAAGCCATCAACATTTAATGTTGACCTTCGCATATATAAAGATATAAAGTTTGGTTTCACAACATTTTCACTTTTTGCAAGGGTCTACAATCTCTTTGACATAAAAAATGCTTTTGGAGTTTACAACGATACGGGAAGACCTGATTTCACGCTTGATTATTTGAGTGCATTAAAACAACAGCCAGTTCAGCTTGTTAATCCACTTGGTGAGTGGTTTACAAATCCGACATTTTATTCTGAGCCTAGAAGAATTGAGTTGGGCTTGACAATTTATTTTGGTCAGTGA
- a CDS encoding LacI family DNA-binding transcriptional regulator, producing the protein MKNFIILWKHFQNNFVFYGITIYDIAREAKVGIGTVSRVLNGNPHVSEKTRKRVLEVARRLNYQPHTYAQRLAKQKAYAISAVIPFFTSYFFIEVLRGVQDKITELGFDLVLYGVNDPSNQVEYYLQKSTYRGKVDGVLFFSMRFPESYVGYFNQRTIPIVLVDTYHPKFDSISVDNFQGAYLATKHLIEIGHEKIGIIVARLESVPAKQRFEGFKKALSDYGKNFYEEFFVEAKETQLDGFTREAGYNSCMELLNRKKGIPTAIFVSSDIQAIGVIEALNENGIKVPDDVAVIGFDDIELAKDFGLTTVRQPMYEMGKVAVEKLFERMNDRVRKPMHIKFTPELVIRKTCP; encoded by the coding sequence ATGAAAAATTTTATTATCTTATGGAAGCACTTCCAAAATAATTTTGTTTTCTATGGGATAACTATTTACGACATAGCTCGTGAGGCGAAAGTTGGCATCGGGACGGTATCAAGGGTTTTAAATGGGAATCCACATGTCTCCGAAAAGACAAGAAAGAGAGTCCTTGAAGTAGCCCGCCGACTAAATTACCAACCTCATACATATGCGCAAAGGTTAGCAAAACAAAAAGCATATGCAATTTCGGCTGTCATCCCATTCTTCACAAGCTACTTCTTTATTGAAGTTCTGCGCGGTGTTCAAGATAAAATCACTGAACTTGGCTTTGACCTTGTCCTTTATGGAGTAAATGACCCTTCAAATCAAGTTGAGTATTATCTTCAAAAGAGCACTTATCGCGGAAAGGTTGATGGTGTTCTCTTCTTTTCAATGAGATTTCCGGAATCATATGTCGGATATTTCAATCAGCGAACTATCCCAATCGTTTTAGTCGACACATATCATCCGAAGTTTGATTCAATAAGCGTTGATAATTTCCAAGGGGCTTATCTTGCGACGAAGCATTTAATTGAAATTGGGCACGAAAAAATCGGAATTATTGTAGCGCGACTTGAAAGTGTCCCTGCTAAACAAAGGTTTGAGGGGTTTAAAAAGGCTTTATCTGATTATGGGAAAAATTTTTACGAGGAATTTTTCGTTGAAGCGAAAGAAACACAGCTTGATGGATTTACACGTGAAGCGGGGTATAATTCATGTATGGAACTTTTGAACAGGAAAAAAGGAATACCGACAGCTATATTCGTTTCAAGCGATATTCAAGCAATTGGCGTGATTGAAGCGTTGAACGAAAACGGGATAAAAGTCCCAGACGATGTCGCCGTGATTGGATTTGATGATATTGAGCTTGCGAAGGATTTCGGTTTGACAACAGTGAGACAACCGATGTATGAAATGGGGAAAGTCGCTGTTGAAAAATTATTTGAGAGGATGAATGACAGGGTTAGGAAACCAATGCATATAAAATTTACGCCTGAACTTGTCATAAGAAAAACTTGTCCTTAA